A genome region from Diorhabda carinulata isolate Delta chromosome 2, icDioCari1.1, whole genome shotgun sequence includes the following:
- the LOC130904046 gene encoding disco-interacting protein 2 isoform X7 — MENLEDVIAREEAERQQSLKDLEQLYEWLQQFEDPPPAPRPPPPYQFRNGDITQKGYEKKRTRLLTPYIPKHNPNVVEENQKKDSVSGVSPASRATRRGNRRLTRNESRYHSEVRQEAVQQALAQALQNRHKPSMPMPSKRTSVMARSPDRDRHDSESSSDEDSIVIEETVESTPERERVRDRGTPQIFPPPPLSDTSSTGSPPPLHHRPRMPPPNNWEDKRRIEITEISDVLQNFRPYSQPPDVTHNTAVGGRRPAADRVNRYGSSGSDDTVGTGTGRWKVSTKIQQLLNTLKRPKRRPLPEFYEDDDIELEIAANPKDPNAPKPEGSGMSPAVGEQLVVPSGLPRSLEAAITRYGNGTFKAPVATVLDPNGKLSVTLTYGKLLSRSHKIAYALLTKSFSKNGDTSLKCGDRVALVYPNNDPINFLCAFYGCLQAGIVPVPIEVPITRRDAGSLQIGFLLGSCAVQVALTSEACLKGLPKTASGEVIQFKGWPKLNWFVTEHLTKTPKDWSPTPRLTDETPAYIEYSTDRDGSVMGVTITRTAMVQHCRMLTMSCNYTEGENMVCVLDFKREVGLWHSVLTSVLNGMHVIYIPYALMKVNPASWMQMITKHRASVAVVKSRDLHWGLLATKDHKDVNLGSLRMLLVADGANPWSLSSCDQFLSVFQAKGLRADAICPCASSSEVLTVSVRRPGRAGVNATGRGVLSMQGLSYGVVRVDQENSLTSLTLQDCGQVMPGCVIVVVKMEGPSYICKTDEVGEICVNSGSTGTQYWGLQGLSNSTFKVQPLGTDGKPISDAEYTRSGLLGFLGPGGLVFVCGSRDGLMTVTGRKHNVDDIIATVLAVEPMKFIYRGRIAVFSIKVLRDERICVIAEQRPDCSEEESFQWMSRVLQAVDSIHQVGLYCLALVPPNYLPKTPLGGIHLSETKRRFMDGNLHPANVLMCPHTCVTNLPKPREVHSAKECVSDVGPASVIVGNLVQGNRLASAQGREVGGLLDEDGDSSKKQQFIAEILRWRAQGTSDHILFTLLNSKGAVAKVLSCSELHKKAERIGNLLVEKGKINTGDHVALIFPPGLDLICAFYGCLYVGAVPVTIRPPHPQNLQTTLPTVRMIVDVSKSVLVLSIQAVIKLLRSKEASNVVDIKSWPLILDTDDMPKKKLPVPYRAPTAEMMAYLDFSVSTTGMLAGIKMSHAAVTNLCKSMKLACELYPSRHIALCLDPYCGLGFALWCLSSIYSGHHSILIPPSEVEVNPALWLSAVSQYKVRDTFCSYGVMELCTKGLGSSVNQLKSRGINLACVRTCVVVAEERPRMNLTTSFSKLFSALGLSPRAVSTSFGCRVNVAICLQGASSPEPSTVYVDLRALRNDRVSLVERGSPHSLCLMESGKLLPGVKVIIANPESKGQCGDSHLGEIWVQSGHNASGYFTIYGDESEYGDHFNARLVTGNTGEVYARTGYLGFLRRTEMSENSCVTDETVISRESDNESLGSSHHVVPSDSPELHDAVFVVGALDETIMLRGMRYHPIDIENSVLRCHKKIAECAVFTWTNLLVVVVELDGNESEALDLVPLVTNTVLEEHHLIVGVVVVVDPGVVPINSRGEKQRMHLRDGFLADQLDPIYVAYNM; from the exons AAGTTAGACAAGAAGCCGTACAACAGGCACTCGCACAAGCTTTGCAAAACAGGCACAAACCTTCTATGCCGATGCCGTCCAAGAGAACCTCCGTGATGGCGAGGAGTCCCGATCGAGACAGACATGATTCCG AATCTTCGTCCGATGAAGATAGCATTGTAATTGAGGAGACGGTGGAAAGTACCCCCGAAAGAGAACGAGTAAGAGACCGTGGTACTCCTCAGATATTTCCGCCGCCACCGTTATCGGATACAAGTAGTACCGGCTCTCCTCCACCGTTACATCATAGGCCTCGAATGCCGCCGCCAAATAACTGGGAAGATAAAAGAAGAATCGAAATTACGGAGATCAGTGATGTACTACAAAACTTTCGACCTT aTTCTCAACCTCCGGATGTAACCCATAATACTGCAGTGGGAGGACGTAGACCAGCAGCTGATCGAGTAAACCGATATGGTTCGTCTGGTTCTGATGATACAGTTGGAACCGGCACAGGTAGATGGAAAGTGTCTACAAAAATACAACAATTGCTGAATACGCTCAAGAGACCGAAACGTAGACCTCTACCCGAATTTTACGAAGATGACGATATAGAATTGGAAATTGCAGCTAATCCCAAAGATCCTAACGCCCCCAAACCAGAGG GAAGCGGTATGAGTCCGGCAGTAGGTGAACAACTTGTAGTACCATCGGGTTTACCAAGAAGTTTAGAAGCCGCCATTACTCGATATGGAAATGGTACTTTTAAAGCACCCGTGGCCACTGTATTAGATCCTAATGGAAAATTATCAGTAACATTAACGTACG GTAAATTGTTAAGCCGATCGCACAAAATAGCTTACGCACTTTTGACCAAATCTTTTAGCAAAAACGGTGATACTAGTCTAAAATGTGGTGATCGAGTAGCTCTAGTCTATCCAAATAATGATCCAATCAATTTTCTCTGTGCTTTTTACGGATGTCTACAAGCGGGCATCGTACCAGTGCCAATAGAAGTGCCTATTACTAGACGAGACGCCGGTTCCTTACAAATAGGATTTTTGTTAGGCAGCTGCGCCGTACAAGTAGCGCTCACTTCCGAAGCCTGTTTAAAAGGTCTACCGAAAACTGCTTCTGGAGAAGTTATTCAATTTAAAGGATGGCCGAAATTGAATTGGTTCGTTACCGAACATTTAACTAAAACCCCTAAAGACTGGTCTCCGACGCCAAG GTTAACCGATGAAACACCAGCTTACATAGAATACAGCACGGACCGTGATGGCTCGGTAATGGGGGTAACAATAACGCGCACAGCTATGGTACAACATTGCAGAATGCTAACAATGTCTTGTAACTACACGGAAGGGGAGAATATGGTTTGCGTATTAGATTTCAAGAGAGAAGTGGGACTTTGGCATTCGGTATTGACGAGCGTTCTAAACGGCATGCACGTTATATACATCCCTTACGCACTAATGAAAGTAAACCCCGCTAGTTGGATGCAAATGATTACCAAACATCGAGCCTCAGTAGCAGTAGTTAAATCCAGAGATCTCCATTGGGGTTTGTTGGCAACTAAAGACCACAAGGACGTCAATTTAG GCTCTTTAAGGATGTTACTCGTAGCAGATGGGGCTAATCCTTGGTCTTTGAGTTCATGTGATCAATTTTTATCAGTATTTCAAGCGAAAGGACTCAGAGCCGATGCCATTTGTCCCTGCGCCAGTTCCAGTGAAGTTCTAACGGTATCTGTAAGAAGACCTGGAAGGGCAGGAGTTAACGCTACAGGACGAGGCGTTTTATCAATGCAAGGCTTAAGTTACGGCGTAGTAAGAGTTGATCAAGAAAATAGTTTGACTTCATTAACATTGCAAGACTGTGGGCAAGTGATGCCAg GTTGTGTGATAGTTGTTGTGAAAATGGAAGGACCTTCGTATATTTGCAAAACAGATGAAGTGGGCGAGATTTGTGTCAATTCGGGCTCAACAGGTACTCAGTACTGGGGCTTGCAAGGTCTTAGTAATAGTACGTTCAAAGTACAACCTCTAGGAACGGACGGAAAACCGATATCCGACGCCGAATACACTCGATCCGGTCTACTTGGATTCTTAGGACCGGGTGGTTTGGTATTTGTATGCGGATCGCGTGACGGATTGATGACGGTAACAGGAAGAAAACACAACGTCGACGATATCATCGCTACTGTATTAGCAGTGGAACCAATGAAATTCATTTATCGTGGAAGAATCGCGGTATTCAGTATCAAAGTTTTGAGAGACGAAAGGATATGCGTCATAGCCGAACAACGTCCCGACTGTAGCGAAGAAGAG TCATTCCAATGGATGTCGAGAGTTTTACAAGCAGTCGATTCCATACATCAAGTGGGGCTTTATTGTTTGGCGCTTGTACCGCCGAATTATCTTCCGAAAACACCTCTGGGTGGTATTCACTTATCGGAAACGAAAAGAAGATTTATGGATGGTAATTTACATCCTGCGAATGTTTTGATGTGTCCCCATACTTGTGTTACCAACTTACCGAAACCTAGAGAAGTTCATTCAG CAAAGGAATGTGTTTCAGACGTGGGACCGGCGTCTGTAATCGTCGGCAATCTTGTTCAAGGAAATAGACTTGCGAGTGCTCAAGGAAGAGAAGTTGGAGGTCTTCTTGATGAAGATGGCGACTCTTCTAAAAAG cAACAATTTATCGCGGAAATTCTTCGATGGAGAGCTCAAGGTACTTCAGACCATATCCTCTTTACGTTGCTGAATAGCAAAGGAGCTGTAGCTAAAGTGCTTTCTTGTTCCGAGCTCCATAAAAAAGCGGAAAGAATAGGAAACCTTTTAGTAGAAAAAGGAAAGATCAATACTGGTGATCATGTAGCTTTAATTTTCCCTCCGGGTTTAGATTTGATTTGTGCTTTCTATGGATGTTTATATGTTGGTGCTGTACCAGTTACTATTCGACCTCCTCATCCACAAAATCTACAAACGACGTTACCTACCGTTAG GATGATAGTCGACGTATCGAAATCCGTACTGGTGCTGTCAATACAGGCTGTGATCAAACTTCTTCGATCAAAAGAAGCTAGTAATGTGGTGGATATAAAATCATGGCCGCTCATCTTAGACACCGATGATATGCCTAAGAAGAAATTACCGGTGCCATATAGAGCTCCGACAGCTGAAATGATGGCTTATTTAGATTTCAGCGTTTCAACTACCGGAATGTTGGCTGGAATAAAAATGTCACATGCTGCTGTAACCAATTTATGCAAAAGTATGAAGTTAGCTTGCGAATTATACCCCAGTAGGCATATCGCTTTGTGTTTAGATCCTTATTGTGGACTAGGATTTGCTCTTTG GTGTTTAAGCAGTATCTACTCAGGCCACCATTCCATTTTGATCCCACCCTCTGAAGTAGAAGTGAATCCAGCTCTATGGCTCAGTGCTGTTAGTCAATACAAAGTACGCGACACTTTCTGCTCTTATGGCGTTATGGAACTCTGTACAAAAGGTCTCGGTTCTTCCGTTAACCAGCTCAAATCTAGAGGTATCAATTTAGCCTGCGTTCGAACATGCGTCGTAGTAGCCGAAGAAAGACCAAGAATGAACTTGACTACTAGTTTTTCGAAGTTGTTCAGTGCATTAGGACTCAGTCCTAGAGCGGTATCGACATCTTTCGGATGTAGAGTAAACGTCGCTATTTGTCTACAAGGTGCTTCTAGTCCTGAACCTTCAACGGTTTACGTCGATTTGAGGGCACTTCGTAACGATAGAGTGAGCCTAGTAGAAAGAGGCAGTCCACACAGTTTGTGTTTGATGGAAAGCGGAAAATTGTTACCCGGAGTTAAAGTGATTATAGCTAATCCTGAGAGCAAGGGACAGTGCGGGGATTCGCATCTAGGAGAAATTTGGGTGCAAAGTGGACACAACGCAAGCGGATACTTCACTATTTACGGCGACGAGAGCGAATATGGAGATCATTTTAATGCCCGTTTAGTTACTG GTAATACAGGGGAAGTTTACGCCAGAACGGGATATTTAGGTTTCTTAAGAAGAACGGAAATGTCAGAAAATAGTTGCGTTACCGACGAAACCGTCATTAGTAGAGAAAGCGATAACGAGTCCTTAGGGTCATCGCATCACGTTGTACCTTCGGATTCGCCTGAATTACACGATGCCGTTTTTGTAGTAGGTGCTCTCGACGAAACAATAATGCTGCGCGGCATGAGATATCATCCCATAGATATAGAAAATAGCGTTCTGAGGTGCcataaaaaaattgcagaatG TGCTGTATTCACTTGGACAAATCTGCTGGTTGTAGTGGTAGAATTAGACGGCAACGAAAGCGAAGCTCTAGATCTCGTTCCTTTAGTAACGAATACCGTTTTAGAGGAACACCATCTCATCGTCGGAGTAGTCGTTGTAGTCGATCCGGGTGTAGTACCAATCAATTCACGTGGTGAAAAGCAACGTATGCATTTAAGAGACGGTTTCCTAGCTGACCAATTAGATCCAATTTATGTGGCTTATAATATGTAA
- the LOC130904046 gene encoding disco-interacting protein 2 isoform X11 produces the protein MEDLNIDISKLPEDVRDKLAELDLELSEGDITQKGYEKKRTRLLTPYIPKHNPNVVEENQKKDSVSGVSPASRATRRGNRRLTRNESRYHSEVRQEAVQQALAQALQNRHKPSMPMPSKRTSVMARSPDRDRHDSESSSDEDSIVIEETVESTPERERVRDRGTPQIFPPPPLSDTSSTGSPPPLHHRPRMPPPNNWEDKRRIEITEISDVLQNFRPYSQPPDVTHNTAVGGRRPAADRVNRYGSSGSDDTVGTGTGRWKVSTKIQQLLNTLKRPKRRPLPEFYEDDDIELEIAANPKDPNAPKPEGSGMSPAVGEQLVVPSGLPRSLEAAITRYGNGTFKAPVATVLDPNGKLSVTLTYGKLLSRSHKIAYALLTKSFSKNGDTSLKCGDRVALVYPNNDPINFLCAFYGCLQAGIVPVPIEVPITRRDAGSLQIGFLLGSCAVQVALTSEACLKGLPKTASGEVIQFKGWPKLNWFVTEHLTKTPKDWSPTPRLTDETPAYIEYSTDRDGSVMGVTITRTAMVQHCRMLTMSCNYTEGENMVCVLDFKREVGLWHSVLTSVLNGMHVIYIPYALMKVNPASWMQMITKHRASVAVVKSRDLHWGLLATKDHKDVNLGSLRMLLVADGANPWSLSSCDQFLSVFQAKGLRADAICPCASSSEVLTVSVRRPGRAGVNATGRGVLSMQGLSYGVVRVDQENSLTSLTLQDCGQVMPGCVIVVVKMEGPSYICKTDEVGEICVNSGSTGTQYWGLQGLSNSTFKVQPLGTDGKPISDAEYTRSGLLGFLGPGGLVFVCGSRDGLMTVTGRKHNVDDIIATVLAVEPMKFIYRGRIAVFSIKVLRDERICVIAEQRPDCSEEESFQWMSRVLQAVDSIHQVGLYCLALVPPNYLPKTPLGGIHLSETKRRFMDGNLHPANVLMCPHTCVTNLPKPREVHSDVGPASVIVGNLVQGNRLASAQGREVGGLLDEDGDSSKKQQFIAEILRWRAQGTSDHILFTLLNSKGAVAKVLSCSELHKKAERIGNLLVEKGKINTGDHVALIFPPGLDLICAFYGCLYVGAVPVTIRPPHPQNLQTTLPTVRMIVDVSKSVLVLSIQAVIKLLRSKEASNVVDIKSWPLILDTDDMPKKKLPVPYRAPTAEMMAYLDFSVSTTGMLAGIKMSHAAVTNLCKSMKLACELYPSRHIALCLDPYCGLGFALWCLSSIYSGHHSILIPPSEVEVNPALWLSAVSQYKVRDTFCSYGVMELCTKGLGSSVNQLKSRGINLACVRTCVVVAEERPRMNLTTSFSKLFSALGLSPRAVSTSFGCRVNVAICLQGASSPEPSTVYVDLRALRNDRVSLVERGSPHSLCLMESGKLLPGVKVIIANPESKGQCGDSHLGEIWVQSGHNASGYFTIYGDESEYGDHFNARLVTGNTGEVYARTGYLGFLRRTEMSENSCVTDETVISRESDNESLGSSHHVVPSDSPELHDAVFVVGALDETIMLRGMRYHPIDIENSVLRCHKKIAECAVFTWTNLLVVVVELDGNESEALDLVPLVTNTVLEEHHLIVGVVVVVDPGVVPINSRGEKQRMHLRDGFLADQLDPIYVAYNM, from the exons AAGTTAGACAAGAAGCCGTACAACAGGCACTCGCACAAGCTTTGCAAAACAGGCACAAACCTTCTATGCCGATGCCGTCCAAGAGAACCTCCGTGATGGCGAGGAGTCCCGATCGAGACAGACATGATTCCG AATCTTCGTCCGATGAAGATAGCATTGTAATTGAGGAGACGGTGGAAAGTACCCCCGAAAGAGAACGAGTAAGAGACCGTGGTACTCCTCAGATATTTCCGCCGCCACCGTTATCGGATACAAGTAGTACCGGCTCTCCTCCACCGTTACATCATAGGCCTCGAATGCCGCCGCCAAATAACTGGGAAGATAAAAGAAGAATCGAAATTACGGAGATCAGTGATGTACTACAAAACTTTCGACCTT aTTCTCAACCTCCGGATGTAACCCATAATACTGCAGTGGGAGGACGTAGACCAGCAGCTGATCGAGTAAACCGATATGGTTCGTCTGGTTCTGATGATACAGTTGGAACCGGCACAGGTAGATGGAAAGTGTCTACAAAAATACAACAATTGCTGAATACGCTCAAGAGACCGAAACGTAGACCTCTACCCGAATTTTACGAAGATGACGATATAGAATTGGAAATTGCAGCTAATCCCAAAGATCCTAACGCCCCCAAACCAGAGG GAAGCGGTATGAGTCCGGCAGTAGGTGAACAACTTGTAGTACCATCGGGTTTACCAAGAAGTTTAGAAGCCGCCATTACTCGATATGGAAATGGTACTTTTAAAGCACCCGTGGCCACTGTATTAGATCCTAATGGAAAATTATCAGTAACATTAACGTACG GTAAATTGTTAAGCCGATCGCACAAAATAGCTTACGCACTTTTGACCAAATCTTTTAGCAAAAACGGTGATACTAGTCTAAAATGTGGTGATCGAGTAGCTCTAGTCTATCCAAATAATGATCCAATCAATTTTCTCTGTGCTTTTTACGGATGTCTACAAGCGGGCATCGTACCAGTGCCAATAGAAGTGCCTATTACTAGACGAGACGCCGGTTCCTTACAAATAGGATTTTTGTTAGGCAGCTGCGCCGTACAAGTAGCGCTCACTTCCGAAGCCTGTTTAAAAGGTCTACCGAAAACTGCTTCTGGAGAAGTTATTCAATTTAAAGGATGGCCGAAATTGAATTGGTTCGTTACCGAACATTTAACTAAAACCCCTAAAGACTGGTCTCCGACGCCAAG GTTAACCGATGAAACACCAGCTTACATAGAATACAGCACGGACCGTGATGGCTCGGTAATGGGGGTAACAATAACGCGCACAGCTATGGTACAACATTGCAGAATGCTAACAATGTCTTGTAACTACACGGAAGGGGAGAATATGGTTTGCGTATTAGATTTCAAGAGAGAAGTGGGACTTTGGCATTCGGTATTGACGAGCGTTCTAAACGGCATGCACGTTATATACATCCCTTACGCACTAATGAAAGTAAACCCCGCTAGTTGGATGCAAATGATTACCAAACATCGAGCCTCAGTAGCAGTAGTTAAATCCAGAGATCTCCATTGGGGTTTGTTGGCAACTAAAGACCACAAGGACGTCAATTTAG GCTCTTTAAGGATGTTACTCGTAGCAGATGGGGCTAATCCTTGGTCTTTGAGTTCATGTGATCAATTTTTATCAGTATTTCAAGCGAAAGGACTCAGAGCCGATGCCATTTGTCCCTGCGCCAGTTCCAGTGAAGTTCTAACGGTATCTGTAAGAAGACCTGGAAGGGCAGGAGTTAACGCTACAGGACGAGGCGTTTTATCAATGCAAGGCTTAAGTTACGGCGTAGTAAGAGTTGATCAAGAAAATAGTTTGACTTCATTAACATTGCAAGACTGTGGGCAAGTGATGCCAg GTTGTGTGATAGTTGTTGTGAAAATGGAAGGACCTTCGTATATTTGCAAAACAGATGAAGTGGGCGAGATTTGTGTCAATTCGGGCTCAACAGGTACTCAGTACTGGGGCTTGCAAGGTCTTAGTAATAGTACGTTCAAAGTACAACCTCTAGGAACGGACGGAAAACCGATATCCGACGCCGAATACACTCGATCCGGTCTACTTGGATTCTTAGGACCGGGTGGTTTGGTATTTGTATGCGGATCGCGTGACGGATTGATGACGGTAACAGGAAGAAAACACAACGTCGACGATATCATCGCTACTGTATTAGCAGTGGAACCAATGAAATTCATTTATCGTGGAAGAATCGCGGTATTCAGTATCAAAGTTTTGAGAGACGAAAGGATATGCGTCATAGCCGAACAACGTCCCGACTGTAGCGAAGAAGAG TCATTCCAATGGATGTCGAGAGTTTTACAAGCAGTCGATTCCATACATCAAGTGGGGCTTTATTGTTTGGCGCTTGTACCGCCGAATTATCTTCCGAAAACACCTCTGGGTGGTATTCACTTATCGGAAACGAAAAGAAGATTTATGGATGGTAATTTACATCCTGCGAATGTTTTGATGTGTCCCCATACTTGTGTTACCAACTTACCGAAACCTAGAGAAGTTCATTCAG ACGTGGGACCGGCGTCTGTAATCGTCGGCAATCTTGTTCAAGGAAATAGACTTGCGAGTGCTCAAGGAAGAGAAGTTGGAGGTCTTCTTGATGAAGATGGCGACTCTTCTAAAAAG cAACAATTTATCGCGGAAATTCTTCGATGGAGAGCTCAAGGTACTTCAGACCATATCCTCTTTACGTTGCTGAATAGCAAAGGAGCTGTAGCTAAAGTGCTTTCTTGTTCCGAGCTCCATAAAAAAGCGGAAAGAATAGGAAACCTTTTAGTAGAAAAAGGAAAGATCAATACTGGTGATCATGTAGCTTTAATTTTCCCTCCGGGTTTAGATTTGATTTGTGCTTTCTATGGATGTTTATATGTTGGTGCTGTACCAGTTACTATTCGACCTCCTCATCCACAAAATCTACAAACGACGTTACCTACCGTTAG GATGATAGTCGACGTATCGAAATCCGTACTGGTGCTGTCAATACAGGCTGTGATCAAACTTCTTCGATCAAAAGAAGCTAGTAATGTGGTGGATATAAAATCATGGCCGCTCATCTTAGACACCGATGATATGCCTAAGAAGAAATTACCGGTGCCATATAGAGCTCCGACAGCTGAAATGATGGCTTATTTAGATTTCAGCGTTTCAACTACCGGAATGTTGGCTGGAATAAAAATGTCACATGCTGCTGTAACCAATTTATGCAAAAGTATGAAGTTAGCTTGCGAATTATACCCCAGTAGGCATATCGCTTTGTGTTTAGATCCTTATTGTGGACTAGGATTTGCTCTTTG GTGTTTAAGCAGTATCTACTCAGGCCACCATTCCATTTTGATCCCACCCTCTGAAGTAGAAGTGAATCCAGCTCTATGGCTCAGTGCTGTTAGTCAATACAAAGTACGCGACACTTTCTGCTCTTATGGCGTTATGGAACTCTGTACAAAAGGTCTCGGTTCTTCCGTTAACCAGCTCAAATCTAGAGGTATCAATTTAGCCTGCGTTCGAACATGCGTCGTAGTAGCCGAAGAAAGACCAAGAATGAACTTGACTACTAGTTTTTCGAAGTTGTTCAGTGCATTAGGACTCAGTCCTAGAGCGGTATCGACATCTTTCGGATGTAGAGTAAACGTCGCTATTTGTCTACAAGGTGCTTCTAGTCCTGAACCTTCAACGGTTTACGTCGATTTGAGGGCACTTCGTAACGATAGAGTGAGCCTAGTAGAAAGAGGCAGTCCACACAGTTTGTGTTTGATGGAAAGCGGAAAATTGTTACCCGGAGTTAAAGTGATTATAGCTAATCCTGAGAGCAAGGGACAGTGCGGGGATTCGCATCTAGGAGAAATTTGGGTGCAAAGTGGACACAACGCAAGCGGATACTTCACTATTTACGGCGACGAGAGCGAATATGGAGATCATTTTAATGCCCGTTTAGTTACTG GTAATACAGGGGAAGTTTACGCCAGAACGGGATATTTAGGTTTCTTAAGAAGAACGGAAATGTCAGAAAATAGTTGCGTTACCGACGAAACCGTCATTAGTAGAGAAAGCGATAACGAGTCCTTAGGGTCATCGCATCACGTTGTACCTTCGGATTCGCCTGAATTACACGATGCCGTTTTTGTAGTAGGTGCTCTCGACGAAACAATAATGCTGCGCGGCATGAGATATCATCCCATAGATATAGAAAATAGCGTTCTGAGGTGCcataaaaaaattgcagaatG TGCTGTATTCACTTGGACAAATCTGCTGGTTGTAGTGGTAGAATTAGACGGCAACGAAAGCGAAGCTCTAGATCTCGTTCCTTTAGTAACGAATACCGTTTTAGAGGAACACCATCTCATCGTCGGAGTAGTCGTTGTAGTCGATCCGGGTGTAGTACCAATCAATTCACGTGGTGAAAAGCAACGTATGCATTTAAGAGACGGTTTCCTAGCTGACCAATTAGATCCAATTTATGTGGCTTATAATATGTAA